DNA sequence from the Leptospirillum ferrooxidans C2-3 genome:
GAAAGTGAATCGTCGAACCCTCCCTCGATTGTTCAAGAAAGAAGAGTTCGACGATAAGCAGAATGCTGATTGGTGATGATGTCTAGGCGGGAGATGAACCCGGCAAAACCATTCCTAAAGCGTGATACCCCTTGTCGACATGAATCAGCTCCCCTGTAACACCCCTGAAATAAGGTGACAAAAGAGAAACCGCAACATCTGCAACCTCAGAAACGGTCAGTTGCTCCTTGATCGCCGACTGTTCGGAAACGGTCTTCACCATATCTCCAAACCCTTTGATCGCACGACCTGAAGCGGTTTTAACCGGTCCGGCCGACAGTGAGTTGACGCGGATTTTTCGACCACCCAGATCATAGGCCAGATAACGAACAGCCGATTCAAGGGCAGCCTTTGCCACTCCCATGACATTGTAGTGAGGAACCACACGTTCGGAGCCCAGATAGGTCATTGCAACAATGGCTCCTCCGTCATTCATGCGAGGAAGAAGCGCCTTTGAAAGAGCCACAAGGGAAAAAGCACTGATCTCCTGTGCCAAAAGATAACCCTTCCGGCTGGTATCGACAAAATGTCCATCTAGCTCTTCCCTAAGGGCAAAAGCAATGCTATGGACCACTCCGTCCAGAAAAATTCCAGCCTTTTCAAGTGTCGAACAAAGAGAGGTCAACTGCTCTTCGTCACACACATCAAGCGGCTCAACCAGAACGCTGTCTCCACCAGGAATGTCGGCAAGAATCTTCCTGATATTTCCAAGCTGGGTCTCGCCCTGGTAGGTCAGTGTGATTTTTCCGCCCTCACGGAGAACCGCTTCTGCCACTGCCCAGGCAATGGACCAACGATTGGCAATTCCTGTGACCAGAATGTGACGCCCCTTAAGCATCTGATTACCCAGAACTGTTTCAGTCATGACTTTACCTCCAATTCTATTTGTTGGGGGGAGTACCCGTTCCCCGTGTCTTTGCAGAAGAAGGGAGCACCCCCTTTTGAGAACTCCCCGAAGGAGGAGCCGTTTTGATGGAAGGTGCAGATGCGCTGTTTTTTCCCGAAATGGGGAGTGAGCCTGATGCCGGAAGAACAG
Encoded proteins:
- a CDS encoding enoyl-ACP reductase FabI, translating into MTETVLGNQMLKGRHILVTGIANRWSIAWAVAEAVLREGGKITLTYQGETQLGNIRKILADIPGGDSVLVEPLDVCDEEQLTSLCSTLEKAGIFLDGVVHSIAFALREELDGHFVDTSRKGYLLAQEISAFSLVALSKALLPRMNDGGAIVAMTYLGSERVVPHYNVMGVAKAALESAVRYLAYDLGGRKIRVNSLSAGPVKTASGRAIKGFGDMVKTVSEQSAIKEQLTVSEVADVAVSLLSPYFRGVTGELIHVDKGYHALGMVLPGSSPA